Proteins found in one Streptomyces sp. NBC_00461 genomic segment:
- a CDS encoding citrate synthase: MSDNSVVLRYGDGEYTYPVINSTVGDKGFDIGKLRAQTGLVTLDSGYGNTAAYKSAVTYLDGEAGILRYRGYPIEQLAERSTFLEVAYLLINGELPSVDELSVFKNDITQHTLLHEDVKNFYKGFPRDAHPMAMLSSVVSALSTFYQDSHNPFDEKQRNLSTIRLLAKLPTIAAYAYKKSIGHPFVYPRNDLGYVENFLRMTFSVPAQEYDLDPVVVAALDKLLILHADHEQNCSTSTVRLVGSSQANMFASISAGINALWGPLHGGANQSVLEMLEGIQSSGGDVDSFIRKVKNKEDGVRLMGFGHRVYKNFDPRAKIIKAAAHDVLSALGKSDELLDIALKLEEHALSDDYFVSRSLYPNVDFYTGLIYRAMGFPTEMFTVLFALGRLPGWIAQWHEMIKEPGSRIGRPRQIYTGVVERDFVPVEER, translated from the coding sequence GTGAGCGACAACTCTGTAGTACTGCGGTACGGCGACGGCGAGTACACCTACCCGGTGATCAACAGCACCGTCGGCGACAAGGGCTTCGACATCGGGAAGCTCCGCGCCCAGACCGGTCTGGTGACGCTGGACAGCGGTTACGGCAACACCGCCGCCTATAAATCCGCCGTCACCTACCTCGACGGCGAGGCGGGCATCCTCCGGTACCGCGGCTACCCCATCGAGCAGCTGGCGGAGCGCTCCACCTTCCTGGAGGTCGCCTACCTGCTGATCAACGGCGAGCTTCCGAGCGTCGACGAGCTCTCCGTGTTCAAGAACGACATCACGCAGCACACCCTGCTGCACGAGGACGTCAAGAACTTCTACAAGGGCTTCCCGCGCGACGCCCACCCGATGGCCATGCTGTCGTCGGTCGTTTCGGCGCTGTCCACGTTCTACCAGGACAGCCACAACCCCTTCGACGAGAAGCAGCGCAACCTCTCGACGATCCGCCTGCTCGCCAAGCTTCCGACGATCGCGGCGTACGCGTACAAGAAGTCGATCGGCCACCCCTTCGTCTACCCGCGCAACGACCTCGGTTACGTCGAGAACTTCCTGCGCATGACCTTCTCGGTCCCGGCGCAGGAGTACGACCTCGACCCGGTCGTGGTCGCCGCCCTCGACAAGCTGCTGATCCTGCACGCGGACCACGAGCAGAACTGTTCGACGTCCACGGTCCGTCTCGTCGGCTCCTCGCAGGCGAACATGTTCGCGTCGATCTCGGCCGGCATCAACGCCCTGTGGGGCCCGCTGCACGGCGGCGCCAACCAGTCCGTGCTGGAGATGCTGGAGGGCATCCAGTCCTCCGGTGGTGACGTCGACTCCTTCATCCGCAAGGTGAAGAACAAGGAGGACGGCGTCCGGCTGATGGGCTTCGGCCACCGGGTCTACAAGAACTTCGACCCGCGCGCGAAGATCATCAAGGCTGCGGCGCACGACGTCCTCTCGGCGCTCGGCAAGTCCGACGAGCTGCTGGACATCGCGCTGAAGCTGGAGGAGCACGCGCTCTCGGACGACTACTTCGTCTCGCGCAGCCTCTACCCGAACGTCGACTTCTACACCGGCCTGATCTACCGCGCCATGGGCTTCCCGACCGAGATGTTCACGGTCCTGTTCGCCCTCGGCCGCCTCCCGGGCTGGATCGCCCAGTGGCACGAAATGATCAAGGAGCCCGGCTCCCGCATCGGCCGCCCGCGCCAGATCTACACGGGTGTCGTCGAGCGCGACTTCGTGCCGGTCGAGGAGCGCTGA
- a CDS encoding heavy metal translocating P-type ATPase codes for MTSTTTETPAPIRTAADASEVELLIGGMTCASCAARVEKKLNRMDGVTATVNYATEKARITHSADIQVADLIATVVKTGYTAEEPPPPRPEPAEQDSPEDPELTSYRRRFTVSALLALPVVLLSMIPALQFDDWQWLALTLAAPVVVWGGLPFHRAALTNARHGAATMDTLVSVGTLAAFGWSLWALFLGDAGTPGMHDEFRFTVTRTDGASTIYLEVAAGVVAFILLGRYLEARSKRRAGAALRALMELGAKDVSVLRGGREIRVPVSRLAVGDRFVVRPGEKIATDGTVVEGASAVDASMLTGESVPVDVGTGDAVTGATVNAGGRLVVEATRVGADTQLARMAKLVEDAQNGKAEVQRLADRISAVFVPVVMLIALATFGVWLGVTGDTVAAFTAAVAVLIIACPCALGLATPTALMVGTGRGAQLGILIKGPEVLESTRRVDTVVLDKTGTVTTGRMTLHEVYVAVGADETEVLRLAGAVERASEHPVARALALGAEERVGRLPEVEAFENVPGRGVRGRVEGREVAVGRLFERLPEELARAKDEAEKGGRTAVVVGWDGVARGVVTVADAIKQTSAEAVRELRALGLTPVLLTGDNRAVAEAVAHAVGIEQVIAEVLPEEKVEAVRRLQREGRSVAMVGDGVNDAAALATADLGLAMGTGTDAAIEAGDLTLVRGDLRVAADAIRLSRRTLSTIKGNLVWAFGYNVAALPLAAVGLLNPMIAGAAMAFSSVFVVTNSLRLRTFR; via the coding sequence ATGACCAGCACCACCACAGAGACACCGGCACCGATACGCACGGCAGCGGACGCCTCCGAGGTCGAGCTGCTCATCGGCGGGATGACCTGCGCCTCCTGCGCGGCGCGCGTCGAGAAGAAGCTCAACCGCATGGACGGCGTCACGGCCACGGTGAACTACGCGACGGAGAAGGCGAGGATCACCCACTCCGCGGACATCCAGGTCGCCGACCTGATCGCCACCGTGGTGAAGACGGGCTACACGGCCGAGGAGCCACCCCCGCCCCGGCCGGAGCCCGCCGAGCAGGACTCGCCGGAAGACCCCGAACTGACCTCCTACCGCCGCCGGTTCACCGTCTCCGCCCTGCTCGCGCTCCCCGTCGTACTGCTGTCGATGATCCCGGCCCTGCAGTTCGACGACTGGCAGTGGCTGGCGCTCACCCTCGCCGCGCCGGTCGTCGTGTGGGGCGGGCTGCCCTTCCACCGGGCGGCCCTGACGAACGCCCGGCACGGCGCGGCCACCATGGACACGCTGGTCTCGGTCGGCACGCTGGCCGCGTTCGGCTGGTCGCTGTGGGCACTGTTCCTCGGCGACGCGGGCACGCCCGGCATGCACGACGAGTTCAGGTTCACCGTCACCCGCACCGACGGCGCCTCCACGATCTATCTGGAGGTCGCCGCCGGTGTCGTCGCCTTCATCCTGCTGGGCCGCTATCTGGAGGCCCGCTCCAAGCGGCGTGCGGGAGCGGCTCTCAGGGCGCTGATGGAGCTGGGCGCCAAGGACGTGTCCGTACTCCGCGGGGGCCGTGAGATCCGTGTCCCCGTGTCCCGGCTGGCCGTCGGGGACCGCTTCGTCGTACGGCCCGGGGAGAAGATCGCGACCGACGGCACCGTCGTCGAGGGCGCGTCCGCCGTGGACGCCTCGATGCTGACCGGCGAGTCGGTGCCGGTGGACGTGGGCACGGGCGACGCCGTCACCGGGGCCACGGTCAACGCCGGGGGCCGGCTGGTCGTCGAGGCCACGCGCGTGGGCGCCGACACCCAGCTCGCGCGGATGGCGAAGCTGGTGGAGGACGCGCAGAACGGCAAGGCGGAGGTGCAGCGGCTCGCCGACCGCATCTCGGCGGTCTTCGTGCCCGTCGTCATGCTGATCGCCCTCGCCACGTTCGGCGTGTGGCTCGGCGTCACGGGCGACACGGTCGCCGCGTTCACCGCGGCCGTCGCGGTCCTGATCATCGCCTGCCCGTGCGCGCTGGGCCTGGCCACGCCGACCGCGCTGATGGTCGGCACGGGGCGCGGCGCGCAGCTCGGCATCCTCATCAAGGGCCCGGAGGTCCTGGAGTCCACGCGCCGCGTCGACACCGTCGTACTCGACAAGACCGGAACGGTCACCACCGGCCGGATGACCCTTCACGAGGTGTACGTCGCCGTCGGCGCCGACGAGACGGAGGTGCTGCGGCTCGCGGGCGCCGTCGAGCGCGCCTCCGAGCATCCCGTCGCCCGCGCGCTCGCCCTGGGCGCCGAGGAGCGGGTCGGACGGCTCCCGGAGGTCGAGGCCTTCGAGAACGTGCCCGGGCGTGGCGTACGCGGGCGGGTGGAGGGCCGCGAGGTGGCCGTGGGGCGGCTCTTCGAGCGGCTGCCGGAGGAGTTGGCCCGCGCGAAGGACGAGGCCGAGAAGGGCGGTCGTACGGCCGTCGTGGTCGGCTGGGACGGAGTGGCACGCGGTGTCGTCACCGTTGCCGACGCGATCAAGCAGACCAGTGCGGAGGCAGTGCGCGAGCTGCGCGCGCTGGGGCTCACGCCGGTGCTGCTGACCGGGGACAACCGCGCGGTCGCCGAAGCCGTGGCACACGCCGTCGGCATCGAGCAGGTGATCGCGGAGGTCCTGCCCGAGGAGAAGGTCGAAGCCGTACGACGGCTGCAGCGCGAGGGCCGCAGCGTCGCCATGGTCGGCGACGGCGTCAACGACGCGGCCGCGCTGGCCACCGCCGATCTGGGGCTGGCGATGGGCACGGGGACCGACGCGGCGATCGAGGCGGGCGATCTGACGCTGGTGCGCGGGGATCTGCGGGTGGCAGCGGACGCGATCCGGCTGTCCCGCAGGACGCTGTCCACGATCAAGGGCAACCTCGTGTGGGCCTTCGGATACAACGTGGCCGCGCTGCCGCTGGCCGCGGTCGGGCTGCTGAACCCGATGATCGCCGGGGCCGCGATGGCCTTCTCATCGGTGTTCGTGGTGACGAACAGCCTTCGGTTGCGGACGTTCCGCTGA